Proteins encoded within one genomic window of Oceanococcus sp. HetDA_MAG_MS8:
- a CDS encoding TetR/AcrR family transcriptional regulator, which translates to MTTPLDDSAVARHPTQARSRKRFAEILQGAERLLADKGLSGFSIPALAQELGLSRRSIYFFFPTPYALLNEVTRRHIGALEAHLAGRLQELAGQNVVNIGVQLVAAAAAFHNSQPVARLLILGGAVTDHSYRIQEQNILHLGELAGRIMRNFGARFPKAPPDVPTIAVELGASCFRHSYYQHGEIMEAYVVEAAYVMALYLHEALGLTAVLTRKQIREVLASAAP; encoded by the coding sequence ATGACAACACCTCTGGACGATTCTGCGGTTGCCCGGCACCCCACGCAGGCCCGATCGCGCAAGCGCTTCGCCGAGATTCTGCAAGGGGCCGAGCGGCTGCTGGCCGACAAAGGCCTGAGCGGCTTTTCCATACCGGCGCTGGCGCAGGAGTTGGGTCTGTCACGACGCAGTATTTACTTCTTCTTTCCCACGCCTTATGCGCTGTTGAACGAAGTCACCCGCCGGCATATCGGGGCCCTGGAAGCGCATCTGGCCGGTAGGCTGCAAGAGCTGGCCGGGCAGAATGTGGTGAACATAGGTGTGCAGTTGGTGGCAGCGGCGGCGGCTTTTCACAACAGCCAGCCGGTGGCGCGTTTGTTGATCCTGGGCGGAGCGGTCACCGATCACAGTTACCGCATTCAGGAGCAGAACATCCTGCACTTGGGAGAATTGGCCGGCCGCATCATGCGAAATTTTGGGGCACGTTTCCCCAAGGCTCCACCCGATGTGCCCACCATAGCGGTAGAGCTGGGCGCCTCCTGTTTTCGCCATTCCTATTACCAGCACGGCGAAATCATGGAGGCCTATGTGGTGGAGGCGGCTTATGTCATGGCCTTGTACCTACACGAGGCGCTTGGTCTGACGGCCGTACTCACCCGGAAGCAGATTCGCGAGGTTTTGGCTTCAGCCGCGCCCTGA
- a CDS encoding DUF5110 domain-containing protein has protein sequence MTDFSPALVLKLARSLAVLALLALTACNGGRDTQSLPGLSGNGVVKQDQARFTVITPTLIRMEYAEDGQFEDRPTQTVAQRPQPQAAFTQKVGQGWLIVETAKLRLRYELDSGPFGADNLIIEVQKGDEIVEARPDWSFAPQPGNLGGWRRGLDNERDPQPLYEGVLSRAGWYLMNDSNTVLLTDTPPHFEARPASNGSYQDGYLFGYGLDLEQGLKDLRTLTGAAPLLPKKALGVWFSRWWAYTDPEWRDQVREFQERGVSLDTISIDTDWKLMHRQLGCVVWNAVIQAPLNDACSWNGWDWNRDIFPDPDGFVAWLHEQGIDVGLNVHPSIAGSDPAYPGVVAQTGPLMRDDADLPCSILQADPSTPCYIFDWTQASHYEAYFGLHEPIEETGIDFWWMDWCCEGSSAIAPGLSADTLINQGYYEQHQDMGSRWPAFSRIGGSFQNGKGGQDNNGLGAFAEHRYSLHFTGDTCSTWELMKFQADMTASEGNIGLPYVSHDIGSFLGEPQGSADCSNLLNLSPRLPEDMYVRWMQFGTFEPIMRLHSHHGDRLPWEYPGQAETIATAFLKLRGRLVPTLYTLSRVAHDTGLPMARSMYLQWPEIEAAYNYRSQYTVGDHMLVASVAAPGDPATINMWVPPGEWVDFFSGEVLSGPAEISRSVPLEHYAVFMRKGAILPLQPELLTSAYGPQDNLSLRVWPGDDGQFDLYEDEGRGFAYRDGAYQWTPLRLESDAGCATLRIEAAQGQNFPGALTSRSWQVEFMATDAPQSVLLNGQAISSGAGVPGWNYDASSRTVSVSTGSQPSNQATTVALDSGGCS, from the coding sequence ATGACTGATTTTTCTCCCGCCCTGGTCCTTAAGCTGGCCCGTTCTCTGGCTGTGTTGGCCCTGCTTGCATTGACGGCCTGCAACGGTGGCCGTGATACACAGTCTCTCCCCGGTCTGAGTGGCAACGGCGTGGTGAAACAGGACCAAGCCCGCTTCACCGTGATTACCCCTACCTTGATTCGCATGGAATACGCCGAAGATGGGCAATTCGAGGATCGGCCCACCCAAACGGTGGCACAGCGGCCCCAGCCGCAGGCAGCCTTTACCCAGAAGGTGGGGCAGGGCTGGTTGATTGTGGAAACCGCCAAGCTGCGCCTGCGCTACGAATTGGACTCCGGCCCTTTTGGCGCCGACAACCTCATCATCGAGGTGCAAAAGGGCGACGAGATCGTCGAGGCCCGGCCGGATTGGTCCTTTGCGCCGCAGCCCGGCAACCTCGGTGGTTGGCGTCGGGGCCTGGACAACGAACGCGACCCCCAGCCCCTGTATGAGGGCGTGCTCAGCCGGGCGGGTTGGTATTTGATGAACGACAGCAATACCGTGCTGCTCACCGATACCCCACCTCATTTCGAAGCTCGCCCCGCGAGCAACGGCAGCTACCAGGATGGCTACCTCTTTGGCTATGGCCTGGACTTGGAGCAGGGTTTGAAAGATCTACGCACCCTCACCGGTGCTGCGCCATTGCTGCCCAAAAAAGCCCTGGGGGTGTGGTTCTCGCGTTGGTGGGCTTATACCGACCCGGAATGGAGAGATCAGGTGCGTGAGTTTCAAGAACGTGGCGTATCGCTAGATACCATTTCCATCGACACCGACTGGAAGCTGATGCACCGGCAGCTAGGCTGCGTGGTGTGGAATGCCGTCATTCAGGCCCCGCTCAACGATGCCTGCTCCTGGAATGGTTGGGACTGGAACCGCGACATTTTCCCGGACCCCGATGGCTTTGTGGCTTGGCTGCATGAGCAGGGCATTGATGTGGGCCTGAATGTGCACCCCTCCATTGCCGGCTCCGACCCGGCCTACCCCGGCGTGGTGGCCCAAACCGGGCCCTTGATGCGCGACGATGCCGACTTGCCCTGCAGCATTTTGCAGGCCGACCCCTCCACGCCTTGCTACATCTTCGACTGGACCCAGGCCAGCCATTACGAGGCCTACTTTGGCCTGCATGAGCCCATTGAAGAAACTGGCATCGATTTTTGGTGGATGGACTGGTGCTGCGAAGGCTCCAGCGCCATTGCTCCGGGCCTGAGCGCCGACACTCTGATCAACCAGGGCTACTACGAGCAACACCAGGATATGGGCTCGCGCTGGCCGGCCTTCTCGCGCATTGGCGGCTCTTTCCAGAATGGCAAGGGTGGGCAGGACAACAACGGCTTGGGCGCCTTCGCAGAACACCGCTACAGCCTGCACTTCACGGGCGATACCTGCTCCACCTGGGAGCTGATGAAGTTCCAGGCGGACATGACCGCCAGCGAAGGCAACATCGGCCTGCCCTATGTGAGTCACGACATCGGCAGCTTCCTGGGTGAACCACAAGGCAGCGCCGATTGCAGCAATCTTCTCAATCTCAGTCCACGCCTGCCGGAGGACATGTATGTGCGCTGGATGCAGTTCGGCACCTTCGAGCCCATCATGCGCCTGCATTCCCACCATGGTGATCGCCTGCCTTGGGAGTACCCCGGCCAGGCCGAAACCATTGCTACCGCATTCTTGAAGCTTCGCGGCCGCCTGGTGCCCACCCTGTACACCCTGAGCCGCGTGGCCCATGACACCGGCCTGCCCATGGCGCGATCGATGTATTTGCAATGGCCTGAGATTGAAGCGGCCTACAACTACCGCAGTCAGTACACCGTGGGTGACCACATGCTGGTGGCCTCGGTGGCTGCGCCCGGCGACCCGGCCACCATCAACATGTGGGTGCCGCCAGGGGAGTGGGTGGACTTTTTCAGCGGCGAAGTTCTCAGCGGCCCGGCAGAAATCAGCCGCAGCGTACCGCTGGAGCATTACGCCGTGTTTATGCGCAAGGGCGCTATTTTGCCCTTGCAGCCAGAACTGCTCACCAGTGCTTATGGCCCCCAAGACAATCTCAGTCTGCGGGTATGGCCAGGGGATGATGGCCAGTTTGATCTGTATGAAGACGAAGGCCGCGGCTTTGCCTACCGAGACGGGGCTTACCAATGGACACCGCTACGGCTGGAGTCGGATGCCGGCTGCGCCACGCTGCGCATCGAAGCGGCCCAGGGCCAAAACTTCCCGGGCGCGCTGACCAGTCGCAGCTGGCAGGTGGAATTCATGGCAACCGACGCTCCGCAGAGTGTGCTGTTGAACGGCCAAGCCATCAGCAGCGGTGCGGGTGTGCCGGGCTGGAACTATGACGCCAGCAGCCGCACGGTAAGCGTGAGCACCGGCAGCCAGCCTTCCAATCAGGCCACTACGGTGGCGCTGGATAGCGGCGGCTGTTCCTAA
- a CDS encoding TetR family transcriptional regulator, with protein sequence MNTAKHGFDEEISGRDRLINAALELAAIKRSFADIGVRELTRAADLSPGAFYRHFADMDSLGQEVIHSVDRVLRVALTEAWDELEDISQVSRLSLRAYFRLVRRHENAFVVCARERYGASTTLRRAMQKLQQGLARDLARSLAHTPVFARLPLANLEAAALDVVEQVNIRMLDYVVADPGGRRDVRQSTERFVRCHFAGLLVTATATKADPSRKAA encoded by the coding sequence ATGAACACCGCTAAGCATGGCTTCGACGAGGAGATTTCCGGCCGCGATCGGCTCATCAACGCCGCATTGGAACTGGCCGCAATCAAGCGCAGTTTTGCCGATATCGGCGTACGCGAACTCACTCGCGCAGCCGATCTCAGCCCCGGAGCCTTCTACCGCCATTTCGCAGATATGGACAGCCTCGGACAAGAGGTCATTCACTCAGTCGACAGGGTGCTGCGAGTAGCGCTGACGGAGGCCTGGGATGAGCTTGAGGACATCAGTCAGGTCAGCCGTCTGTCACTGCGGGCTTATTTCCGGCTGGTTCGGCGGCATGAAAACGCTTTCGTAGTTTGCGCTCGTGAGCGCTACGGGGCTTCGACTACATTGCGTCGAGCCATGCAGAAGCTGCAGCAGGGGCTGGCGCGTGATCTGGCACGGTCATTGGCGCATACGCCGGTTTTTGCGCGACTGCCACTGGCCAACTTGGAAGCAGCGGCGCTGGATGTCGTCGAGCAGGTCAACATTCGCATGCTGGACTATGTTGTGGCTGACCCAGGCGGCAGGCGGGATGTTCGCCAGAGTACAGAGCGTTTCGTGCGCTGCCACTTTGCAGGTTTGTTGGTCACCGCCACGGCGACGAAGGCAGACCCAAGCCGGAAAGCCGCATGA
- a CDS encoding AI-2E family transporter translates to MIGTGIGWLNLLACIALLRYAREPLLPVAIALVLTLLLAPLVTAMTRWRIPRLAAALGVTLCFGAGILVVAANVISPLERWSAEVPKALAILQQEGGGLSERLQRFSDTSAQVEAIANEVSGERDQPVRVKVEQSNATARAASAAMDVAYAFFISLLCLFFMLTTGPQLVRRAVRLAGTAEAQRRWISVVREVQRGYTRYLVTVSLINVGLGLVTGTMLSLMQVPDAWLWGLLAGGLNFIPYLGTVVSTLAITIAATVSHQELLWMMLPGLSYLLINGIEANLLTPSLLGERLSLNPMFVLLSIVFMGWLWGIGGMFVAVPALVVLKVSMTELNPSPRAWHQILAG, encoded by the coding sequence ATGATTGGAACGGGTATTGGTTGGCTCAATCTTCTGGCCTGCATCGCTTTACTGCGTTATGCGCGCGAGCCGTTGCTGCCCGTCGCCATTGCATTAGTGCTCACCCTCTTGCTGGCACCGTTGGTCACCGCCATGACGCGTTGGCGCATTCCGCGTTTGGCGGCCGCCCTCGGTGTCACTCTATGTTTCGGCGCCGGTATCTTGGTGGTGGCGGCCAATGTGATCAGCCCATTGGAACGCTGGTCGGCAGAGGTTCCCAAAGCCTTGGCCATCTTGCAGCAGGAGGGCGGTGGCTTGAGCGAGCGCCTGCAACGCTTCAGTGATACTTCTGCTCAGGTCGAGGCTATTGCCAATGAAGTCAGCGGTGAGCGTGACCAGCCCGTTCGCGTAAAGGTGGAGCAAAGTAACGCCACCGCGCGGGCCGCGAGTGCTGCTATGGACGTGGCCTATGCCTTTTTTATCAGCCTTTTGTGTCTGTTCTTCATGCTCACCACCGGCCCGCAGCTTGTGCGACGCGCGGTGCGTCTCGCAGGTACGGCCGAGGCGCAGCGACGCTGGATCAGCGTGGTGCGCGAAGTGCAACGCGGGTATACCCGCTACCTGGTCACTGTCAGCCTGATCAATGTCGGGCTGGGGTTGGTGACCGGCACCATGCTCAGCCTGATGCAGGTTCCAGACGCTTGGCTCTGGGGACTACTGGCGGGCGGCCTGAACTTTATCCCTTACCTAGGCACGGTCGTCAGTACCCTTGCGATTACTATCGCCGCCACGGTGTCCCATCAGGAACTGCTCTGGATGATGCTGCCAGGGCTGAGCTATCTGCTTATTAACGGTATCGAAGCCAACTTACTCACACCGTCGCTTTTGGGCGAGCGGCTGTCTCTGAATCCGATGTTTGTTTTGCTGTCCATCGTCTTCATGGGCTGGCTGTGGGGCATCGGCGGCATGTTTGTGGCCGTTCCAGCACTGGTGGTGTTGAAGGTCAGCATGACCGAACTCAACCCCTCACCCCGCGCCTGGCATCAGATTCTTGCGGGGTAA
- a CDS encoding TetR/AcrR family transcriptional regulator, translating into MRTPAAPATTTPSVRRKYAGKDAKTRQAERRRKLVQAGMTLFGRDGFANTSIDALCAQAGLTKRYFYESFASSEDLLTETYRVATQDLMDALMKAASPHLSDSRALVHSGVAEVFRFVRSQPHKARLIMIEATSVRSQLGRVYGKSYGAFVELLVNFTKPFLGKDAPSDTVLAVMARGAVGAIIHLCQAWLVNDCQQPMEELVEGVQRIFGGMGRELGVSGWVDAP; encoded by the coding sequence ATGAGAACGCCAGCCGCCCCTGCGACCACCACGCCATCCGTCCGCCGTAAATACGCGGGCAAAGATGCCAAAACCCGGCAAGCAGAGCGGCGACGCAAGCTGGTACAGGCCGGAATGACTCTTTTCGGGCGTGACGGCTTTGCAAACACCAGCATCGACGCCCTCTGCGCACAAGCCGGGCTGACCAAGCGCTACTTTTATGAGTCCTTTGCCAGCAGCGAAGACCTACTCACTGAAACCTACCGCGTCGCCACGCAGGATTTGATGGATGCCCTAATGAAGGCCGCCTCGCCCCACTTATCTGATTCGCGCGCCTTGGTGCATTCCGGAGTCGCAGAGGTCTTTCGCTTTGTTCGCAGCCAGCCGCACAAGGCCCGGTTGATCATGATTGAAGCCACCTCGGTTCGCAGCCAGCTCGGCCGTGTGTATGGCAAAAGCTACGGCGCCTTCGTGGAATTGCTGGTGAACTTCACCAAGCCCTTTTTAGGCAAGGACGCACCCAGCGACACCGTCCTGGCGGTGATGGCACGCGGAGCCGTCGGTGCCATCATTCACCTCTGTCAGGCTTGGCTCGTCAACGATTGCCAGCAACCTATGGAAGAGCTGGTCGAGGGTGTGCAAAGAATTTTCGGTGGTATGGGTCGAGAGCTGGGCGTATCAGGCTGGGTGGATGCGCCCTGA
- a CDS encoding MarR family transcriptional regulator: MSLRLQSWMAVVVAYQSCTRKYSQMLEEFGLTAPQFDVLLAVDALQAQATPKHIAQRLLVTKGNVTGVLSRLESAGLIERRPHAQDGRSMVCSLSATGQHTLDLARRAAAAFIEQQLAPFDDEAVNRIGQDMRRMTQHLRNLDPVAIAQQVSSAAERGA, from the coding sequence ATGAGCCTGAGATTGCAATCCTGGATGGCCGTGGTTGTGGCCTACCAGTCGTGTACGCGCAAATACAGCCAGATGTTGGAGGAGTTTGGGCTCACGGCCCCACAGTTCGACGTGCTGTTGGCGGTTGACGCACTGCAAGCCCAGGCAACGCCCAAGCATATTGCGCAGCGTCTGCTGGTGACCAAGGGCAACGTTACCGGTGTGTTAAGCCGTCTGGAGTCCGCGGGTCTGATAGAACGCCGGCCACACGCGCAGGATGGGCGGTCTATGGTGTGCTCGTTGAGCGCAACCGGTCAGCACACTTTGGACCTGGCGCGCCGCGCGGCCGCAGCCTTCATCGAGCAACAGCTGGCGCCCTTTGACGATGAGGCGGTGAACCGAATTGGGCAGGACATGCGTCGCATGACACAGCATCTGCGCAACCTGGACCCAGTGGCGATTGCCCAGCAGGTCAGCAGTGCGGCGGAGCGTGGCGCATGA
- a CDS encoding glycine zipper 2TM domain-containing protein, translated as MNTFKRLVKSGGIAVIAVSSLVALSGCQGDDQATCADCGTVSDISSREVKGEASAAAAIAGAVIGGVVGNQVGSGSGQDAATAVGAVGGAAAASEVERQRNAQTVYEVEIDLANGQSRTITVADLSGLQEGDSVRVIGDEIQPL; from the coding sequence ATGAACACATTCAAGCGCCTAGTCAAGAGCGGTGGCATTGCTGTCATCGCTGTCAGCTCCCTCGTTGCTCTGAGCGGATGCCAGGGAGATGACCAAGCCACATGTGCGGATTGCGGCACCGTTTCCGACATCAGTAGTCGCGAAGTCAAAGGGGAAGCATCCGCTGCCGCCGCCATTGCAGGCGCAGTCATCGGAGGTGTTGTGGGCAATCAAGTTGGCTCGGGGAGCGGCCAAGATGCGGCCACGGCCGTAGGCGCTGTCGGTGGTGCGGCTGCAGCTTCGGAAGTTGAGCGTCAACGAAACGCTCAGACTGTGTACGAGGTGGAGATTGACTTGGCGAATGGCCAATCACGCACCATCACAGTTGCTGACCTCAGCGGCCTGCAAGAAGGTGACTCGGTACGCGTGATTGGAGATGAAATCCAACCCCTCTGA
- a CDS encoding alpha/beta hydrolase: MSGAALTRRTTPPPSLTWLELRALGDLARLPRTLASTYWRRPQTLGQGRTVVVLPGFGADDRSMWPLRHYLRRYGFDSRGWGLGRNLAGLDRPHRLQDVSWGLSYAGPYRGEAGVPWLCDLMVQSVRDLVDAEGAPVSLVGWSLGGTIAREVARDLPGVVDQVVTLGSPVIGGPKYTRAAATLQRRGLNLDWIEAQVDQRNRKPLPCPVSAIVSPTDGVVDLSAAVCPQQANTRYHYVDAAHLGLGLNAAVLDIVVRELVSNGEGP; the protein is encoded by the coding sequence ATGAGCGGCGCTGCGCTGACCCGGCGCACGACTCCGCCACCGAGCCTCACCTGGTTGGAGCTACGCGCTCTGGGTGATCTGGCCCGTTTGCCGCGCACCTTGGCATCGACCTACTGGCGGCGTCCCCAGACCTTAGGGCAGGGGCGAACCGTGGTGGTGCTACCCGGCTTCGGTGCCGACGATCGTTCCATGTGGCCGCTACGCCACTATCTGCGCCGCTATGGTTTTGATAGCCGCGGGTGGGGGCTGGGACGGAATCTCGCCGGTTTAGATCGACCCCATCGCCTCCAAGATGTGAGTTGGGGGCTGAGCTATGCCGGCCCTTACCGCGGCGAGGCTGGTGTGCCATGGCTCTGCGACCTCATGGTGCAAAGCGTTCGCGATCTGGTGGATGCCGAGGGGGCTCCGGTGTCGTTAGTGGGATGGAGCCTGGGGGGCACCATTGCCCGCGAAGTCGCCAGGGATCTACCGGGGGTGGTGGATCAGGTGGTGACCTTGGGGTCTCCGGTCATTGGGGGGCCGAAATACACCCGCGCGGCCGCAACCCTCCAGCGCAGAGGCCTGAACTTGGATTGGATTGAAGCGCAGGTCGATCAACGCAACCGCAAGCCTCTGCCATGCCCAGTGTCGGCCATTGTCAGCCCCACCGATGGCGTGGTGGACCTGTCCGCAGCGGTGTGTCCCCAGCAGGCGAATACGCGTTATCACTATGTTGATGCCGCTCATCTAGGCCTGGGTCTGAACGCAGCTGTGCTCGACATTGTGGTGCGGGAGTTGGTGTCCAACGGAGAAGGCCCGTGA
- a CDS encoding DUF1328 domain-containing protein — translation MLRLALMFLVVALIAGFFGFTGVAAVATEFAQILFFVFLVLFAVFMVANAFSGRRPPV, via the coding sequence ATGCTTCGTTTGGCCTTGATGTTTCTAGTCGTTGCATTAATTGCTGGCTTCTTCGGATTCACTGGAGTGGCCGCGGTAGCCACCGAATTCGCCCAAATTTTGTTCTTTGTATTTTTGGTGCTGTTCGCAGTGTTCATGGTGGCCAATGCCTTTTCCGGGCGTAGACCGCCTGTCTAG
- a CDS encoding GH92 family glycosyl hydrolase: MTRDLRLWLLGLLAGLQACQGGQPAGEAVPARDLRAPALEASPTEPRNLVGYVDPRIGSLPPGFTNPGASVPHGLVSVGPDTEGPLNYGGYYFVNALLTGLSHIHMSAGVFQGGQVPVLPIRGNPQTQDLSDLGYPSPLPLYASPFENATEVAEPGYYRVRLLRYGVVAEVTASPRVALHRYIWDYVGQPPGLVLEPSRDLKGHHPSSLILRPDGALTGWVQTPSPEHRVYFALRAQTPFTLEDADGNTLPEGERLEGDKLLVVLRPQVTESWQIKVGLSYVDEDGALRNIDLEMSDWDFDAQRQRATQQWNIELNRIQVDGGRTDRLRSFYTALYRTLKFPNLLSDADGRYRIEDTVRQDRERPRYTQFSLWDTYRGHGALLAEIIPDRFTDMLLSLVEYAEIAGELPRWQLANRNPGYMSGDPAIFFIGEGWCRGLLASEDAERAWRAMQATIEARPPEVSQGYWPVPQPGSPIDLVEGGSRNAGTTLEFGLADFALAAMAATREDRVARDTLLEDALRYRHLQDPDSGWIRPRDDQGDWITPFLPESGYGFQEGTSWQYSWLTMHDYAGLVAGMGGPAAVDQRLDQFFGFPLNLVPLLWPTIQNQITFFGVFYFGNQFAPGNEHDLQAPYVYNYIRQPWKTQVAARAAAGIYTDTPAGLPGNDDLGALSGWLVWTMLGLYPINPGLPYFTLGAPEFASATVVRPGGTLRIERGDDGYVNAASLNNRALDAPALVLPRGPSRLQLDTAPLPASQFTQPPASISTDPLERFGCTV; encoded by the coding sequence ATGACCAGGGATTTGCGACTTTGGCTACTGGGCCTGCTTGCCGGGCTGCAGGCCTGCCAGGGCGGTCAGCCCGCAGGCGAAGCAGTGCCTGCGCGAGATCTTAGGGCGCCTGCCCTCGAGGCAAGCCCGACCGAGCCTCGCAATTTGGTGGGCTATGTCGACCCCCGCATTGGCAGTCTGCCGCCGGGCTTCACCAACCCCGGCGCCAGCGTGCCCCATGGCTTGGTCAGTGTCGGCCCCGATACCGAAGGGCCGCTGAATTACGGCGGCTACTACTTCGTCAACGCCCTGCTCACCGGGCTGTCACATATTCATATGTCAGCCGGCGTATTTCAGGGGGGCCAGGTTCCGGTATTGCCCATTCGCGGCAACCCCCAAACCCAGGATCTCAGCGACTTAGGCTACCCCTCGCCCCTACCGCTCTACGCCTCGCCCTTTGAGAACGCCACAGAAGTAGCCGAGCCCGGCTATTACCGGGTGCGGCTGCTGCGTTATGGCGTGGTGGCCGAGGTGACGGCCAGCCCCCGGGTGGCCTTGCACCGCTACATCTGGGACTATGTAGGCCAGCCTCCAGGCCTGGTGCTGGAACCCAGCCGCGACCTCAAGGGTCATCACCCATCCAGCCTGATCCTTAGGCCCGATGGGGCCCTCACCGGCTGGGTGCAGACGCCAAGCCCGGAGCACCGGGTGTACTTTGCTTTGCGGGCGCAAACCCCGTTTACACTGGAAGATGCGGATGGCAATACCTTGCCGGAAGGGGAGCGCCTGGAGGGCGACAAACTGCTGGTGGTATTACGCCCGCAAGTCACCGAAAGCTGGCAGATCAAAGTGGGTTTGTCTTATGTGGACGAAGATGGAGCGCTGCGCAACATCGACCTGGAAATGTCGGACTGGGATTTCGACGCCCAACGCCAGCGCGCCACGCAGCAGTGGAATATCGAGCTCAACCGCATTCAGGTGGACGGCGGACGGACAGACAGGCTGCGCAGTTTCTACACGGCGCTTTACCGGACCTTAAAGTTCCCCAACCTACTCAGCGATGCCGATGGCCGCTACCGCATTGAGGATACAGTGCGCCAGGACCGCGAGCGGCCGCGCTATACCCAGTTCTCGTTGTGGGATACCTATCGCGGCCATGGCGCCTTGCTGGCGGAAATCATCCCCGACCGGTTTACTGACATGCTGTTGTCGCTGGTGGAATACGCCGAGATCGCGGGGGAACTGCCACGCTGGCAGTTGGCCAACCGAAATCCGGGCTATATGTCCGGCGACCCCGCCATCTTCTTCATCGGCGAAGGCTGGTGCCGTGGGCTACTGGCATCGGAGGACGCTGAGCGGGCCTGGCGGGCGATGCAGGCCACCATCGAGGCCCGCCCGCCGGAGGTGAGCCAAGGCTATTGGCCCGTGCCACAGCCGGGCAGTCCAATCGACTTGGTGGAGGGTGGCTCGCGCAACGCCGGCACCACGCTGGAATTCGGCCTGGCGGATTTTGCCTTGGCCGCCATGGCGGCCACCCGCGAGGACAGAGTCGCCCGCGATACGCTGCTGGAAGACGCGCTGCGCTACCGCCACTTGCAGGACCCCGACAGTGGCTGGATCCGGCCGCGGGATGACCAAGGCGACTGGATCACTCCCTTTTTGCCGGAGTCCGGCTACGGTTTTCAGGAGGGCACGTCCTGGCAGTATTCCTGGCTGACCATGCACGATTACGCTGGCTTGGTCGCCGGCATGGGCGGCCCGGCGGCGGTCGACCAGCGGCTGGATCAGTTTTTCGGCTTTCCGCTGAACTTGGTGCCGTTGCTATGGCCGACGATCCAGAACCAGATCACCTTCTTCGGTGTGTTTTACTTCGGCAACCAGTTCGCGCCCGGCAATGAGCACGACCTGCAAGCGCCCTATGTCTACAACTACATTCGCCAGCCCTGGAAAACCCAGGTGGCAGCGCGCGCCGCCGCCGGCATCTATACCGACACACCCGCGGGGCTGCCGGGCAATGACGACCTGGGTGCGCTGTCCGGCTGGCTGGTATGGACCATGCTGGGGCTGTACCCCATCAACCCCGGCCTGCCCTACTTCACGCTGGGTGCTCCCGAGTTCGCCAGCGCGACAGTGGTGCGCCCCGGCGGCACCCTGCGGATCGAGCGCGGGGACGATGGTTATGTCAATGCCGCCAGCTTGAACAACCGAGCCCTGGACGCCCCCGCCCTAGTGCTTCCACGCGGTCCCAGCAGGCTGCAGCTAGACACCGCGCCGCTACCTGCATCCCAGTTCACCCAACCACCGGCGTCGATCAGTACTGACCCTCTAGAGAGATTCGGCTGCACGGTGTAA
- the pal gene encoding peptidoglycan-associated lipoprotein Pal translates to MKTTPNAGLNFAATILAATALAACSSNPKNTSVSAEPAPTPNPAAQSSQQGFALQERERLEAQQQEARDAAADQRVVYFEFDRATLSPEARQRVAAHARYLLTDPELRLRLEGHADERGTREYNMALGERRAKVIEQALRLQGVAPAQIAVVSYGEEKPVVVGADDEQSYAANRRVEFNFLSGELADLPAPDPVLTSVR, encoded by the coding sequence ATGAAAACCACCCCGAATGCAGGCTTGAATTTTGCGGCCACGATACTGGCTGCGACCGCCCTGGCCGCCTGTAGTAGTAACCCCAAGAACACCAGCGTGTCGGCAGAGCCCGCGCCCACGCCAAACCCGGCGGCGCAAAGCTCCCAGCAGGGTTTTGCTTTGCAGGAGCGGGAGCGCCTGGAGGCGCAGCAGCAGGAAGCGCGAGATGCGGCGGCCGACCAGCGTGTGGTGTATTTCGAGTTTGATCGTGCCACCCTTTCGCCTGAAGCGCGGCAACGGGTCGCAGCCCACGCCCGCTATTTGCTGACGGACCCTGAGCTACGCCTTCGCTTGGAAGGGCATGCCGATGAGCGGGGTACCCGCGAGTACAACATGGCCCTGGGCGAGCGACGTGCCAAGGTCATCGAACAGGCTCTACGCTTGCAGGGTGTTGCCCCTGCGCAGATTGCCGTAGTGAGCTACGGCGAAGAGAAACCGGTGGTCGTTGGCGCTGACGATGAACAGTCTTATGCGGCGAATCGGCGCGTGGAGTTCAACTTTTTAAGCGGTGAGCTGGCAGATCTGCCAGCGCCGGATCCGGTCCTCACCTCAGTACGGTAA